The proteins below come from a single bacterium genomic window:
- a CDS encoding diheme cytochrome c-553: TDRQIKVAVKLGQRANGAPMGPPMGYSYYQNIKDADMNAIIAYLRSLKPVRNEVKVRYIPPKKK; this comes from the coding sequence ACCGACCGGCAGATCAAGGTCGCCGTCAAGCTCGGCCAGCGGGCCAACGGCGCCCCGATGGGCCCGCCGATGGGCTATTCCTACTACCAGAACATCAAGGATGCGGACATGAACGCCATCATCGCCTACCTGCGCTCACTCAAGCCGGTACGCAACGAGGTGAAGGTGCGCTACATCCCGCCGAAGAAAAAATAG